A single genomic interval of Camelina sativa cultivar DH55 chromosome 11, Cs, whole genome shotgun sequence harbors:
- the LOC104725539 gene encoding adenine/guanine permease AZG2-like encodes MTSSSCICSLYSSLLLVMGGEKKFCKSWSDMKKHLNDTVSKSFAGRFFKLEARKTTFTTELRAATATFLTMAYIITVNANILADSGATCSFNDCSTVAGSSPPGPDCVLGSNPGYEECISRVKKDLVVATSLSAMVGSLAMGLLANLPFGLAPGMGANAYIAYNVVGFRGSGSISYHTAMAIVLLEGCAFLAVSALGLRGKLARLIPQTVRLACAVGIGMFIAFVGLQMNQGIGLVGPDKSTLVTLTACAKMDPVTGACLGGKMKSSTFWLAAVGFLITSYGLMKNVKGSMIYGIVFVTAVSWIRGTEVTIFPHTPLGDSNYKYFTKIVDFHKIQSTLGAISFTEFKNSEVWVAFVTLFYVDLLGTTGVLYTMAEIGGFVEDGKFEGEYMAYLVDAGSSVVGSALGVTTTATFVESSAGLKEGGRTGLTAVIVGVYFLASMFLTPLVTNVPRWAVGPSLVMVGVMMMGVVKDIRWGETKEAVTAFVTILLMPLTYSIANGIIAGIGIYLALSMYDVVLGVVNWLNGVRKRVMREHNQVSSVATVEIV; translated from the coding sequence atgacaTCCTCTTCCTGCATTTGCTCCCTATATTCCTCATTATTATTAGTCATGGGGGGAGAGAAGAAGTTTTGCAAGTCGTGGAGCGACATGAAGAAACACTTAAACGACACCGTTTCCAAGAGCTTCGCCGGTCGTTTCTTCAAGCTAGAAGCAAGAAAAACAACTTTCACGACTGAACTCCGAGCTGCAACCGCCACATTCCTCACCATGGCTTACATCATTACCGTCAACGCCAATATCTTAGCCGACTCCGGTGCCACATGCTCCTTCAACGACTGTTCTACAGTGGCCGGTTCTTCACCACCGGGGCCAGACTGCGTACTTGGTTCTAACCCTGGCTACGAAGAATGTATTTCCAGGGTTAAAAAGGACCTTGTTGTGGCTACTTCTTTATCAGCCATGGTTGGTTCATTAGCAATGGGTTTGTTAGCTAATCTCCCTTTTGGACTTGCTCCCGGTATGGGAGCCAACGCTTACATCGCGTACAACGTAGTTGGCTTTCGTGGCTCCGGTTCAATCTCTTACCATACAGCTATGGCCATCGTGCTTCTTGAAGGATGCGCGTTTCTCGCTGTGTCCGCTCTAGGACTCCGCGGGAAGCTAGCCCGTCTCATCCCTCAAACGGTGAGACTAGCATGCGCCGTTGGTATAGGAATGTTCATCGCTTTTGTTGGTTTGCAAATGAACCAAGGCATTGGGCTCGTTGGACCGGATAAGTCAACGTTAGTAACGTTAACCGCGTGTGCGAAGATGGACCCCGTTACGGGAGCTTGTCTAGGAGGGAAAATGAAGAGTTCTACGTTTTGGTTAGCAGCTGTTGGGTTTCTCATAACGAGCTATGGTCTAATGAAGAACGTCAAAGGTAGTATGATTTACGGAATCGTGTTCGTTACGGCTGTTTCTTGGATTAGAGGCACTGAAGTCACAATCTTTCCACACACTCCTCTCGGAGACTCAAACTACAAATACTTCACAAAAATCGTTGACTTTCACAAGATCCAGTCAACGttaggagctataagcttcaCGGAGTTTAAAAACAGCGAGGTTTGGGTTGCGTTCGTTACACTCTTCTACGTTGACCTCCTCGGCACGACCGGAGTACTCTACACGATGGCTGAGATCGGAGGCTTCGTGGAAGACGGGAAGTTCGAAGGAGAGTACATGGCTTACCTAGTCGACGCAGGGTCCTCCGTGGTGGGATCGGCGTTAGGGGTCACTACAACGGCGACGTTCGTGGAGTCATCGGCGGGGTTGAAAGAAGGAGGGAGGACAGGGCTAACGGCCGTTATCGTCGGAGTTTATTTCTTGGCGTCGATGTTTCTGACGCCGTTAGTTACTAACGTGCCGAGGTGGGCGGTTGGGCCGTCGTTGGTGATGGTTGGTGTGATGATGATGGGAGTTGTGAAAGATATCAGATGGGGAGAGACTAAGGAAGCTGTTACGGCCTTTGTGACGATCTTGCTTATGCCGTTGACTTATTCCATTGCTAATGGGATTATTGCTGGTATTGGTATATATCTTGCTCTAAGCATGTACGATGTCGTTTTGGGAGTTGTGAATTGGCTTAATGGGGTTAGGAAACGGGTTATGAGAGAGCATAATCAAGTTTCATCCGTTGCTACCGTTGAGATTGTTTGA
- the LOC104728759 gene encoding vignain-like, whose product MNQKMKRLFLIIFSLLLIFNFALGFNFEELDLVSEESLSKLYEKWMGHYSIVRGTDEMDRRLEIFKDNVKYVHDTMTVPYNLKLNNFADLTFEEFFDMYGNCYTCDGEETYENVSGRFMHENTVEVELPTSVDWRREGAVTGVKSQGEYCHSCWAFSVVAAVEGINKIINKKELVSLSEQELVDCDSNNDGCKPDWGDEGFIRIEKDIDNPQGRCGIAMNPWYPIMNSPLHPSAPEDKGSKNDEL is encoded by the exons ATGAATCAGAAGATGAAAAGACTTTTCTTGATCATTTTCTCTTTGCTTCTCATTTTCAATTTTGCTCTGGGATTCAACTTCGAAGAGTTGGATTTGGTGAGCGAAGAGAGCTTATCTAAGTTATACGAGAAGTGGATGGGGCACTACTCTATCGTAAGGGGAACCGATGAGATGGATCGTAGAttggaaatttttaaagataatgtgAAGTACGTCCACGATACCATGACCGTACCCTACAACCTTAAGCTGAATAACTTCGCTGACTTGACCTTCGAAGAGTTTTTTGACATGTACGGTAATTGTTACACTTGCGATGGCGAGGAAACGTATGAAAATGTTTCAGGACGGTTCATGCATGAGAACACGGTAGAAGTAGAACTGCCGACGTCTGTTGATTGGAGAAGGGAGGGAGCCGTCACTGGTGTCAAGTCTCAAGGGGAATATTGTC ACAGTTGCTGGGCGTTCTCTGTAGTTGCAGCCGTCGAGGGAATCAACaagatcattaataaaaaagaacttGTCTCACTGTCGGAACAAGAACTTGTGGACTGTGACAGTAACAATGACGGTTGTAAGCCAG ATTGGGGAGACGAAGGCTTCATAAGGATCGAGAAAGATATAGACAATCCACAAGGGCGTTGTGGTATCGCAATGAACCCCTGGTATCCAATCATGAACTCACCTCTTCATCCCTCTGCCCCAGAAGATAAAGGCAGCAAAAACGATGAGCTTTAA